In Sphingomonas crocodyli, a genomic segment contains:
- the xrtV gene encoding exosortase V, with protein sequence MADAHVNNRYGWSDLAPVLRGLRPVWPFILGALILAVPTLFDVARQSWSTEQGAHGPIVLATGLWLYARRWSEAKALAMPGNPIVALIAALVFVPSYAVFRIINVIEVEGFCMYASLLTGAYYLIGARALRLMWFPILYMLFIFPPPDTVVAMVTQPLKIGISQASIDLLHLFGYPIAGSGVMISIGQYDLLIAQACAGLNSLISLSAIGLFYIYVRHNANWRYALLLMLAIVPVAVLANFIRVIGLILITYYLGDAAAQGFLHNFSGITLFLFSVLGIFGVDALASPLRRRLAKAGQA encoded by the coding sequence ATGGCGGACGCACATGTAAACAATCGTTATGGATGGAGCGATCTGGCGCCCGTCCTGCGCGGGCTGCGCCCCGTTTGGCCCTTCATCCTCGGCGCGCTGATTCTTGCCGTGCCCACCCTGTTCGATGTCGCACGACAGAGCTGGTCGACCGAACAGGGCGCGCACGGCCCGATCGTGCTGGCGACCGGCCTGTGGCTCTATGCCCGCCGCTGGAGCGAGGCGAAGGCGCTGGCGATGCCGGGCAACCCGATCGTCGCACTGATCGCCGCACTCGTCTTCGTGCCGAGCTATGCCGTCTTCCGGATCATCAACGTGATCGAGGTCGAAGGCTTCTGCATGTATGCGAGCCTGCTGACCGGCGCTTATTACCTGATCGGTGCGCGCGCGCTGCGGCTGATGTGGTTTCCGATCCTCTACATGCTGTTCATCTTCCCGCCGCCCGACACCGTCGTCGCGATGGTCACGCAACCTTTGAAGATCGGTATCTCGCAGGCGTCGATCGATCTTTTGCACCTGTTCGGTTATCCGATCGCGGGTTCGGGCGTGATGATCAGCATCGGCCAGTACGACCTGCTGATCGCGCAGGCGTGTGCGGGGCTGAACTCGCTGATCAGCCTGTCGGCGATCGGCCTGTTCTACATCTACGTCCGCCACAATGCGAACTGGCGCTATGCGCTGCTGCTGATGCTCGCGATCGTGCCGGTGGCGGTGCTCGCCAACTTCATCCGCGTGATCGGGCTGATCCTGATCACCTATTATCTGGGCGATGCCGCCGCGCAGGGCTTCCTGCACAATTTCTCGGGCATCACGCTGTTCCTCTTTTCGGTGCTGGGTATCTTCGGCGTCGATGCGCTGGCAAGCCCGCTGCGGCGGCGGCTTGCGAAGGCGGGCCAGGCATGA
- the epsI gene encoding exosortase-associated protein EpsI, V-type, which produces MTDNAMTHETMSDAPSPLISRRAMIVGGVCAAASVIANSRRPDEPLRMAPANADLKKLIPTKIGDWTFESVGGLVLPPEDQLKAGVYSKLLTRYYGAPNSEPIMLLIAYSGQQDGMLQVHRPEVCYPAAGYQLDENYIKPIDMGGGLTVPTHFIAARSNTRHEQMIYWTRIGNAFPERWYQQHLAVAEENLKGRVPDGVLVRISTAAPTDERAMMLLEKFVNELQTQLSPVARRILFGDAGVKKA; this is translated from the coding sequence ATGACGGACAACGCCATGACGCACGAAACCATGAGCGACGCCCCCTCCCCGCTGATCAGCCGGCGCGCGATGATCGTCGGCGGCGTCTGCGCGGCGGCGAGCGTGATCGCCAATTCGCGCCGCCCGGACGAGCCGCTGCGCATGGCGCCCGCGAACGCCGATCTGAAGAAGCTGATCCCGACGAAGATCGGCGACTGGACCTTCGAAAGCGTCGGCGGCCTCGTCCTGCCGCCCGAGGACCAGCTGAAGGCCGGGGTCTATTCGAAGCTGCTCACCCGCTATTATGGCGCGCCGAACAGCGAGCCGATCATGCTGCTGATCGCCTATAGCGGCCAGCAGGACGGGATGCTCCAGGTCCACCGGCCCGAGGTCTGCTATCCGGCCGCCGGCTATCAGCTCGACGAAAACTACATCAAGCCGATCGACATGGGCGGCGGGCTGACCGTGCCGACCCACTTCATCGCCGCACGCAGCAATACGCGCCACGAACAGATGATCTATTGGACCCGGATCGGGAATGCCTTTCCCGAACGCTGGTATCAGCAGCATCTGGCGGTGGCGGAGGAGAATCTGAAGGGCCGCGTGCCCGACGGCGTCCTCGTCCGCATCTCGACCGCCGCGCCCACCGACGAGCGCGCGATGATGCTGCTCGAAAAGTTCGTCAATGAATTGCAGACCCAGCTGTCGCCGGTCGCGCGCCGCATCCTGTTCGGCGATGCGGGGGTGAAGAAGGCCTAA
- a CDS encoding XrtV sorting system accessory protein — protein METPYDWITVAMFAGLVVLFMQRSTAAAPRDSLWQYLVAAVGCAVANYFGNHAIEDSSMLYHAIAVALIAATIGFVFVVLKPLDRA, from the coding sequence GTGGAAACGCCCTACGACTGGATCACGGTCGCAATGTTCGCCGGGCTCGTGGTCCTGTTCATGCAGCGTTCCACCGCCGCCGCACCGCGGGATTCGCTGTGGCAATATCTGGTCGCCGCCGTCGGCTGCGCGGTCGCCAATTATTTCGGTAACCACGCGATCGAGGATAGCAGCATGCTCTATCACGCGATCGCAGTGGCGCTGATCGCCGCGACGATCGGGTTCGTTTTCGTCGTGCTGAAACCGCTCGACCGGGCTTAG
- a CDS encoding SurA N-terminal domain-containing protein, which yields MRLKAIMLGTTMAAALALAACSKEPKGQVVAVVNGDEVSMAELNAELAGVNIPDNIDRAMLRRQVLERIIDRKLLVQKAKEQGLDKTPEYVSQQRRLDENLLVSMLGQKVAQTVPAPDDRDVTQYIADNPTMFGQRQRLLLDQLQFEAPKDNKQLLNLRDAHSLDDIAAILQKMGLASRRGRGVIDTGRLDPQLMGKINQMPAGEPFVLPSNGSFVASVIVGRDQIATPNNVQRAVATEAVRRRALFNESKAQIERARGQAEIQYQSGFEPKKQAEARKAMPVDKPEVPDDPIATGQPVGAAPGTLPAPTPAVDAPAAPGTTPPAATPPAQ from the coding sequence GTGCGTCTGAAAGCGATCATGCTCGGCACCACGATGGCAGCAGCCCTGGCGCTGGCGGCGTGCAGCAAGGAACCGAAGGGTCAGGTCGTGGCCGTCGTCAATGGCGACGAAGTCTCGATGGCTGAGCTCAACGCCGAACTGGCGGGGGTGAACATCCCCGACAATATCGATCGCGCGATGCTGCGCCGTCAGGTTCTGGAACGGATCATCGACCGCAAGCTCCTGGTTCAGAAAGCCAAGGAACAGGGCCTCGACAAGACCCCCGAATATGTCAGCCAGCAGCGCCGGCTCGACGAAAATCTCCTCGTCTCGATGCTGGGGCAGAAGGTCGCGCAGACCGTGCCCGCGCCCGACGATCGCGACGTGACCCAGTATATCGCGGACAATCCCACGATGTTCGGCCAGCGCCAGCGCCTGCTGCTCGATCAGCTGCAGTTCGAAGCGCCCAAGGACAACAAGCAGCTGCTGAACCTGCGTGACGCCCACTCGCTCGACGATATTGCGGCAATCCTGCAGAAGATGGGCCTCGCCTCGCGCCGTGGCCGCGGCGTGATCGACACCGGCCGTCTCGATCCGCAGCTGATGGGCAAGATCAACCAGATGCCGGCGGGCGAGCCGTTCGTCCTGCCGTCGAACGGCAGCTTCGTCGCCAGCGTCATCGTCGGCCGCGATCAGATCGCGACCCCGAACAACGTCCAGCGCGCCGTTGCGACCGAGGCGGTGCGCCGCCGCGCCTTGTTCAACGAGAGCAAGGCCCAGATCGAGCGCGCGCGCGGGCAGGCCGAGATCCAGTATCAGTCGGGCTTCGAACCCAAGAAGCAGGCCGAAGCACGCAAGGCGATGCCGGTCGACAAGCCCGAGGTTCCCGACGATCCCATCGCCACCGGCCAGCCGGTCGGCGCCGCGCCGGGCACGCTGCCCGCACCGACCCCTGCGGTCGATGCGCCGGCCGCCCCCGGCACCACCCCGCCGGCCGCGACGCCCCCGGCTCAGTAA
- a CDS encoding exopolysaccharide biosynthesis polyprenyl glycosylphosphotransferase codes for MLRPQAPVAGWARRYRLTQAVVTTMVVAADLIALVAGTLLAFWLAPKLTGFAEPIYPYGWVAVLISANFFLLRLARRSYDRPMGRGQDSDQGVVYAFLVAALMVGGTTWSFDPAPHFPTALAAGYIAGCTLFLFTSRYAVRQIVWQLVQAGKLGQRIIIYGAETETAERAIRLLELERLPYLSVVGIADARTSRVPAEAPWGLPHYAGMEELRYRLGRGDIDMVLIALPNISQGRLDELTEALQSISVDVCLMPREAMDLSSQYNVRFIGSLPLFALWQRPIREWGVMVKALEDRTLAAAGLIILSPVMIVTAILIKLSSPGPILFRQQRFGFNNVKIEVLKFRSMRTELQDPTGTDRTVRGDPRVTWIGRIIRRLSIDELPQLINVMRGEMSLVGPRPHATTMMVGDDYYFDAVRHYTARHRVKPGITGLAQVRGLRGEIDSVERAKRRVELDFYYIENWSLMLDIRIILETIFKIWRDPDAY; via the coding sequence ATGCTGCGGCCGCAGGCTCCCGTCGCCGGCTGGGCGCGCCGATACCGGTTGACCCAGGCCGTCGTCACCACGATGGTGGTGGCGGCCGATCTGATCGCGCTGGTGGCGGGCACCTTGCTTGCCTTCTGGCTGGCGCCGAAGCTGACGGGCTTTGCCGAACCTATCTATCCCTATGGCTGGGTCGCGGTGCTGATCTCGGCCAACTTCTTCCTGCTCCGCCTCGCCCGCCGGTCCTACGATCGGCCGATGGGGCGCGGGCAGGACAGCGATCAGGGCGTGGTCTATGCCTTTCTGGTCGCGGCGTTGATGGTGGGGGGAACGACCTGGTCGTTCGATCCCGCCCCGCATTTCCCGACCGCGCTCGCCGCCGGCTATATCGCCGGCTGCACCCTGTTCCTGTTCACCAGCCGCTATGCGGTGCGGCAGATCGTCTGGCAGCTGGTCCAGGCGGGCAAGCTGGGTCAGCGGATCATCATCTACGGCGCGGAGACCGAGACGGCCGAACGCGCGATCCGCCTGCTCGAACTCGAACGGCTCCCCTATTTGTCGGTGGTGGGCATCGCCGACGCGCGCACCTCGCGCGTGCCGGCGGAGGCGCCGTGGGGCCTGCCGCATTATGCGGGGATGGAGGAGCTTCGCTACCGTCTCGGCCGGGGCGATATCGACATGGTGCTGATCGCGCTGCCCAATATCAGCCAGGGTCGGCTCGACGAATTGACCGAGGCGCTTCAGTCGATCTCGGTCGATGTGTGCCTGATGCCGCGCGAGGCGATGGACCTGTCCAGCCAGTACAATGTCCGCTTCATCGGATCGTTGCCGCTGTTTGCCTTATGGCAGCGCCCGATCCGCGAATGGGGCGTGATGGTGAAGGCGCTGGAGGATCGTACGCTGGCGGCGGCGGGGCTGATCATCCTGTCGCCGGTGATGATCGTCACCGCGATCCTGATCAAGCTGTCGAGTCCGGGGCCGATCCTGTTCCGGCAGCAGCGCTTCGGCTTCAACAATGTGAAGATCGAGGTGCTCAAGTTCCGGTCGATGCGGACTGAGCTGCAGGATCCTACGGGCACGGACCGCACCGTGCGCGGCGATCCGCGCGTCACCTGGATCGGGCGGATCATCCGGCGGCTGAGCATCGATGAACTGCCGCAGCTGATCAACGTGATGCGCGGCGAAATGTCGCTGGTCGGCCCGCGCCCGCACGCGACCACGATGATGGTCGGCGACGATTATTATTTCGATGCGGTGCGCCACTATACCGCGCGCCACCGGGTCAAACCCGGCATTACCGGGCTGGCCCAGGTGCGCGGGCTACGGGGCGAAATCGACAGCGTCGAACGCGCCAAGAGGCGCGTCGAGCTGGATTTCTATTATATCGAGAATTGGTCCCTGATGCTGGACATCCGCATCATCCTGGAAACCATCTTCAAGATCTGGCGCGACCCAGACGCTTATTGA
- a CDS encoding tetratricopeptide repeat protein has protein sequence MARVITAIASYRSEIVRAFASPLARGPLMAALAASIMLAGCGSGTERATKAVARFDAAYAKRNYWVARLEINRALRLEDDVPEYWNRLGRVELALGQYLNAYTAYKNALMLDPRNIEAVQAVAELSFSGGSQDDALKYADQMLAREPRNLRMLAVKGSVALDRKQYDDARGIAEKMLAIDPTNENATILLARVTYASGDKDKAIALLEESLKTQGDSIPRLVALLDMYRAKDDFAPIEATYQRLFRLRPDDVDITLEYARNMYEYRRGDLAAPVLARLLRAKADDPRIEQRVVDLWTSMGDVVDIDQLRGLAASAGPELRITLGRLAIEQKRYQQAIDIVTPLTGAGPVGPANVEARAVLAGAYAGLGQIGRAKPMVDEILKFDGTNPRALLVRVQIDLAQKRFDDALKDAQAIVAKMPQDSGGRIMLARVYDARGDKTMAETHYARALAEISGAFDALAAYVHWLKANGQDARALDVARMFTRQNVNMTAGWALRGRLCMAARDANCLQSVIEGLERLRGTEKMRADLQADLDTLPKPPPLTVMLTPDQGAADFAPPGTAVPPPPTSGGTP, from the coding sequence GTGGCGAGGGTCATCACGGCGATCGCATCGTATCGCAGCGAAATCGTTCGCGCTTTCGCCAGTCCGCTGGCGCGCGGCCCGCTGATGGCGGCGCTGGCGGCTTCGATCATGCTCGCGGGCTGCGGTTCGGGCACCGAGCGCGCGACCAAGGCGGTCGCCCGGTTCGACGCCGCTTATGCCAAGCGCAACTATTGGGTCGCCCGGCTGGAGATCAATCGCGCGCTGCGGCTTGAGGATGACGTTCCCGAATATTGGAACCGGCTGGGCCGCGTCGAACTCGCGCTCGGCCAATATCTGAACGCCTATACCGCATACAAGAACGCGCTGATGCTCGATCCGCGTAACATCGAGGCGGTGCAGGCGGTGGCCGAACTGTCCTTTTCCGGCGGATCGCAGGACGACGCGCTGAAATATGCCGATCAGATGCTGGCGCGCGAACCGCGCAACCTGCGCATGCTGGCGGTCAAGGGCTCGGTCGCGCTCGACCGCAAGCAATATGACGATGCGCGCGGCATCGCCGAAAAGATGCTGGCGATCGATCCGACCAACGAAAATGCGACGATCCTGCTCGCGCGCGTCACTTATGCGTCGGGCGACAAGGACAAGGCGATCGCTTTGCTCGAAGAATCGCTGAAGACGCAGGGGGACAGCATCCCCCGGCTGGTCGCGCTGCTCGACATGTATCGCGCGAAGGACGATTTCGCGCCGATCGAGGCGACCTATCAGCGGCTGTTCCGTCTGCGCCCCGACGATGTCGACATCACGCTCGAATATGCGCGCAACATGTACGAATATCGGCGCGGCGATCTGGCGGCGCCCGTGCTGGCCCGCCTGCTGCGCGCCAAGGCGGACGATCCCCGGATCGAGCAGCGCGTCGTCGATCTGTGGACGTCGATGGGTGACGTCGTCGACATCGATCAGCTGCGCGGGCTGGCGGCGTCGGCGGGGCCGGAACTGCGCATCACGCTGGGGCGGCTCGCGATCGAGCAGAAACGCTATCAGCAGGCGATCGACATCGTGACGCCACTGACTGGCGCAGGGCCGGTCGGCCCCGCCAATGTCGAGGCGCGGGCGGTGCTGGCCGGGGCTTATGCCGGACTGGGGCAGATCGGCCGCGCCAAGCCGATGGTCGACGAAATTCTGAAGTTCGACGGCACAAATCCCCGCGCGCTGCTCGTGCGGGTGCAGATCGATCTGGCGCAGAAGCGGTTCGACGATGCGCTGAAGGATGCGCAGGCGATCGTCGCCAAAATGCCGCAGGATTCGGGCGGGCGCATCATGCTGGCGCGCGTCTATGATGCGCGCGGCGACAAGACGATGGCCGAGACGCATTATGCCCGCGCGCTGGCCGAAATCAGCGGCGCGTTCGACGCGCTGGCCGCCTATGTCCACTGGTTGAAGGCGAATGGGCAGGATGCCCGCGCACTCGATGTCGCGCGGATGTTCACGCGGCAGAATGTGAACATGACCGCCGGCTGGGCGCTGCGCGGGCGGCTGTGCATGGCGGCGCGTGACGCCAATTGCCTGCAATCGGTGATCGAGGGGCTGGAGCGGCTGCGCGGGACGGAGAAGATGCGCGCCGATCTGCAGGCCGATCTTGATACGCTTCCCAAGCCTCCGCCATTGACTGTCATGCTCACGCCCGATCAGGGCGCGGCCGATTTCGCCCCGCCCGGCACCGCGGTTCCGCCGCCGCCGACATCGGGGGGGACGCCGTGA
- a CDS encoding glycosyltransferase family 2 protein, whose translation MGDATTALIVIGRNEGERLERCLRSIGGDCSVVYVDSGSSDGSVALAEAMGATVVRLDTTLPFTAARARNAGLARLAQDGIAVDHVQMIDGDCELQPGWIDRATAAMAADPALAVMFGRRRERFPDRSIYNWLCDVEWAVPPGPAGACGGDALFRHKAISAANGYSADMIAGEEPDLCIRLRRAGWQILCIDAEMTLHDAAITRFGQWWRRTARAGHAFAELAARHGKAPEAHPYRAARRRIAVWGMLPVAGLILAALLGLLGNAETARTIALAILLLLAAQTLRLTLREGLRFPMPKAFAFAAFLTIGKFAEATGMLRYMWERASGRRATLIEYKDAA comes from the coding sequence ATGGGGGATGCAACGACCGCACTGATCGTGATCGGCCGTAACGAAGGTGAGCGCCTGGAGCGCTGCCTGCGTTCGATCGGTGGCGACTGCTCGGTCGTCTATGTCGACAGCGGATCGAGCGACGGCAGCGTCGCGCTGGCCGAGGCGATGGGCGCGACGGTCGTTAGGCTCGATACCACCCTGCCCTTCACCGCCGCACGGGCGCGCAATGCGGGGCTCGCCCGGCTTGCGCAGGATGGAATCGCCGTCGATCATGTCCAGATGATCGATGGCGACTGCGAATTGCAGCCTGGCTGGATCGATCGGGCGACTGCAGCGATGGCCGCTGATCCCGCGCTTGCGGTCATGTTCGGGCGGCGACGCGAACGCTTTCCCGATCGATCGATCTACAACTGGCTGTGCGACGTCGAATGGGCGGTGCCCCCCGGCCCGGCGGGCGCGTGCGGCGGGGACGCTTTGTTTCGCCACAAGGCGATTAGCGCCGCGAACGGCTATAGCGCGGACATGATCGCGGGCGAGGAGCCCGATCTGTGCATCCGCCTGCGCCGCGCCGGCTGGCAGATCCTGTGCATCGATGCCGAAATGACGCTGCACGACGCCGCGATCACGCGCTTCGGCCAATGGTGGCGGCGCACCGCGCGCGCGGGCCACGCCTTCGCCGAACTCGCCGCACGCCACGGCAAAGCGCCCGAAGCCCACCCCTATCGCGCTGCCCGCCGCCGGATTGCCGTGTGGGGCATGTTGCCGGTCGCGGGCCTGATCCTCGCCGCCCTGCTCGGCCTGCTGGGCAATGCCGAAACCGCGCGCACGATCGCGCTTGCCATCCTGCTTCTCCTCGCCGCGCAGACGCTGCGCCTGACATTACGCGAGGGACTGCGCTTTCCGATGCCGAAGGCGTTCGCCTTTGCCGCCTTCCTGACGATCGGCAAGTTCGCCGAGGCGACCGGCATGCTCCGCTATATGTGGGAACGGGCGAGCGGCCGGCGCGCGACCTTGATCGAATATAAGGACGCGGCATGA
- a CDS encoding glycosyltransferase family 2 protein, with protein sequence MIALLAGSAIALLLAIPTLTFAVELALGLLPPRRSIAPIWQGRFAVIVPAHDEAAGIGPVLADLRQALPVQARLIVVADNCRDDTARIARASGAEVIERDDPARPGKGHALAFARDHLATDPPHAVVVVDADCRVEGAGVERLAAIAHHRRRPVQATYLMTPRADAGPMVQLSGFAMLVRNSLRLRGLRRLRAPVVLTGSGMAFPWRIFAAARLATGETVEDLVLGAELTLMGAPPRHAPGIRVWSDPAGEAGTREQRRRWEQGSLAAAWRMAPRLLFSSQRGTTLLALDMLIPPLALLVLLDAAGIAIVSLLAPVAAAVLAGLAGVTALLILAAWALYGRAQMRAGTLLKIPFYILWKLPIYAGTLLGRERRWTRTSRDA encoded by the coding sequence ATGATCGCCCTGCTCGCCGGATCGGCGATCGCGCTGCTGCTGGCCATCCCCACGCTGACCTTCGCGGTCGAACTGGCGCTGGGCCTGCTGCCGCCGCGTCGATCGATCGCGCCGATCTGGCAGGGGCGCTTCGCGGTGATCGTGCCGGCGCATGACGAGGCGGCGGGCATCGGCCCGGTCCTGGCCGATCTGCGGCAGGCGCTGCCGGTGCAGGCGCGGCTGATCGTGGTCGCCGACAATTGCCGTGACGATACCGCCCGTATCGCCCGCGCTTCGGGGGCCGAAGTGATCGAACGCGACGATCCCGCCCGCCCCGGCAAAGGCCATGCGCTCGCCTTCGCGCGCGATCATCTGGCCACCGATCCGCCGCACGCGGTGGTCGTGGTCGATGCCGATTGCCGGGTCGAGGGCGCGGGGGTCGAACGGCTTGCCGCCATCGCGCATCATCGCCGCCGCCCGGTGCAGGCGACCTATCTGATGACCCCGCGCGCCGATGCCGGGCCGATGGTGCAGCTATCGGGCTTCGCGATGCTGGTGCGCAATTCGCTGCGCCTGCGCGGGCTGAGGCGGCTGCGTGCGCCGGTGGTGCTGACCGGCAGCGGCATGGCCTTTCCGTGGCGCATCTTCGCCGCCGCAAGGCTGGCGACCGGGGAGACGGTCGAGGATCTGGTGCTGGGCGCCGAACTCACCCTGATGGGCGCGCCGCCGCGCCACGCGCCGGGCATCCGCGTCTGGTCCGATCCCGCGGGTGAGGCGGGGACGCGCGAACAGCGTCGCCGCTGGGAACAGGGATCGCTCGCCGCCGCATGGCGGATGGCGCCGCGCCTGCTGTTCAGCTCGCAGCGCGGCACGACCCTGCTTGCGCTCGACATGCTCATTCCCCCGCTCGCTTTGCTCGTGCTGCTCGATGCGGCGGGGATCGCGATCGTCAGCCTGCTCGCCCCCGTCGCCGCCGCGGTCCTCGCGGGGCTGGCCGGCGTCACCGCGCTGCTGATCCTCGCCGCGTGGGCGCTTTATGGCCGCGCGCAGATGCGGGCGGGCACGCTGCTCAAGATCCCGTTCTACATCCTGTGGAAGCTGCCCATCTATGCGGGCACCCTGCTCGGCCGCGAGCGCCGCTGGACCCGCACGAGCCGCGACGCATGA
- a CDS encoding oligosaccharide flippase family protein: protein MTAKLSAGPAALANRLVAQVLGVVRGRSGGVMLMFTAATLLLRLASNATLTRILPPYVFGVMGVIASAMVILTMLSDLGYASFVIRHERGDDPRFIDVTWTIRLGQSVLQAIAMALLATPFAAMLGKAWLAHPIAICAPVFVLNALCPMSLLVAQRHGRVRMVGAIELGALIVQIGLNVGLASFYMDYRALIVGLYAGALARIGLAMILLRPMPRLSFERALATEFFGFSRIIMVSSILTLLITQADKVLFARLFPMPTFAVYAMATNLALSTQPFGRNYVQNYFFPLVSRVWREAPDTIAHTFYRGRGRAYRLLFAGFGFATGLAPVMFAILFDWRYEYGWVFMSVLMVRGALDLDSFIGSQTLMAMGFTATTLHANILRLILFGAAVAGLFQPLGPIALPLALAIAEGGAALYIGWLLHRRGIFKPRLHAVYAVIFVAAFVAGGAISMVAAPGKTIEGLARMGR, encoded by the coding sequence GTGACGGCAAAATTATCCGCAGGACCGGCGGCGCTCGCGAACCGCCTGGTCGCGCAGGTGCTGGGCGTCGTGCGCGGGCGATCGGGCGGCGTGATGCTGATGTTCACCGCGGCGACCCTGCTGCTGCGGCTGGCGAGCAATGCGACGCTGACGCGCATCCTGCCGCCTTATGTGTTCGGCGTGATGGGGGTGATCGCGTCGGCGATGGTGATCCTCACCATGTTGTCCGACCTTGGCTATGCCAGCTTCGTGATCCGCCACGAACGCGGCGACGATCCGCGCTTCATCGATGTGACGTGGACGATCCGGCTGGGCCAGTCGGTGCTGCAGGCGATCGCGATGGCGCTGCTCGCCACGCCCTTCGCCGCGATGCTGGGCAAGGCGTGGCTGGCGCATCCGATCGCGATCTGCGCGCCGGTGTTCGTGCTGAACGCCTTGTGCCCGATGTCGCTGCTGGTCGCGCAACGGCACGGGCGGGTGCGGATGGTGGGCGCGATCGAACTGGGCGCGCTGATCGTCCAGATCGGGCTGAACGTCGGCCTCGCATCCTTCTACATGGATTATCGCGCGCTGATCGTCGGGCTCTATGCGGGCGCGCTGGCGCGGATCGGGCTGGCGATGATCCTGCTGCGGCCGATGCCGCGATTGAGCTTCGAACGCGCGCTGGCGACCGAATTCTTCGGCTTCTCGCGGATCATCATGGTCTCCAGCATCCTGACCCTGCTGATCACGCAGGCGGATAAGGTGCTGTTCGCCCGGCTGTTCCCGATGCCGACCTTCGCGGTCTATGCGATGGCGACCAATCTGGCGCTGTCGACCCAGCCGTTCGGGCGCAACTACGTCCAGAACTACTTCTTCCCATTGGTGTCGCGCGTGTGGCGCGAGGCGCCGGATACGATCGCGCACACTTTCTATCGCGGGCGGGGGCGCGCCTATCGGTTGCTGTTCGCGGGGTTCGGCTTTGCGACGGGGCTGGCGCCGGTGATGTTCGCGATCCTGTTCGACTGGCGATACGAATATGGCTGGGTGTTCATGTCGGTGCTGATGGTGCGCGGCGCGCTCGATCTCGACAGTTTCATCGGCAGCCAGACGTTGATGGCGATGGGCTTCACCGCGACGACGCTGCACGCCAATATCCTGCGGCTGATCCTGTTCGGGGCGGCGGTGGCGGGACTGTTCCAGCCGCTCGGGCCGATCGCGCTGCCACTGGCGCTGGCCATCGCGGAAGGCGGGGCGGCTCTCTATATCGGCTGGCTGCTGCACCGGCGCGGCATCTTCAAACCGCGGCTGCACGCGGTCTATGCGGTCATTTTTGTGGCGGCATTCGTGGCCGGCGGCGCTATCAGCATGGTCGCTGCTCCGGGCAAGACGATCGAAGGTCTCGCGCGGATGGGGCGGTGA
- a CDS encoding NifU family protein produces MLIETEPTPNPATLKFVPGRTVMSAGTRDFADPEEAEASPLANALFGLGDVEGVFFGSDFVSVTAAPGVEWRDLKPQVLGVLLDHFASEAPLFTPGSAAGIAIDDTPDFAENPEDAEIVAQIKDLIDTRVRPAVAKDGGDIVYRGFDRGTVYLAMHGACSGCPSSTATLKQGIETLLKHYVPEVTEVRAA; encoded by the coding sequence ATGCTGATCGAAACCGAACCGACGCCCAACCCGGCCACGCTCAAGTTTGTCCCCGGACGCACCGTGATGTCCGCCGGTACGCGCGATTTCGCCGATCCGGAGGAGGCCGAAGCCTCTCCGCTCGCCAACGCCCTGTTCGGGCTGGGCGATGTCGAAGGCGTGTTCTTCGGCAGCGATTTCGTGTCGGTCACGGCGGCGCCCGGCGTCGAATGGCGCGACCTGAAGCCGCAGGTTCTGGGCGTCCTGCTCGATCATTTCGCGTCGGAAGCGCCCCTGTTCACGCCGGGATCGGCGGCAGGCATCGCGATCGACGACACCCCCGATTTCGCCGAGAATCCCGAGGATGCGGAGATCGTTGCGCAGATCAAGGATCTGATCGACACGCGCGTCCGCCCGGCGGTAGCCAAGGATGGCGGCGACATCGTCTATCGCGGGTTCGATCGGGGCACCGTCTATCTGGCGATGCACGGCGCCTGCTCGGGCTGCCCGTCGTCGACCGCGACACTCAAGCAGGGCATAGAAACCCTGCTCAAGCACTATGTGCCCGAAGTGACCGAGGTTCGCGCAGCCTGA